One region of Sphingomonas kaistensis genomic DNA includes:
- a CDS encoding vanadium-dependent haloperoxidase → MRAASLLLAAAAGLAAATPASADTICEWMDFAQKQLPQGPAPAMGLTQAPTGENDHVLTKVALAMFEAVNAIDHRYRSYVGMTPGAVSANQQVAAMTAAIQVLKAHPAARKTDLEESYELALAGMADGQAKQAGIALGQAAAAAVLKLPDIDSRITQTPYRPLVTPGQWVPTALPATGPYSVAYRPWVLKRADEVRPAPPPALTSERYARDLEEVRRLGARSSTERTKVQTLMARYRITSNEMPALRMVADQDGRRLVDNARLFALYGMLVDDLQIAMSDGKLHYGFWRPITAIRNADKDDNPATQADPAWLPLMNTPNHAEYPCGHCLYAGGIAEMMTMVGGKAPAWGVRVGSMSLPNSAIQVLPDWNEWAKQVSFSRTLGGVHYRFSNEAGDEMGRKLARLTLDRVLQPLPANEVRPAS, encoded by the coding sequence ATGCGCGCTGCCTCTCTTCTACTCGCCGCTGCGGCCGGGCTCGCCGCCGCGACTCCGGCGTCCGCCGACACCATCTGCGAATGGATGGACTTCGCCCAGAAACAGCTGCCGCAGGGACCGGCGCCGGCGATGGGGCTGACCCAGGCCCCGACCGGTGAGAACGACCATGTCCTGACCAAGGTCGCGCTGGCAATGTTCGAAGCGGTGAATGCGATCGACCACCGCTACCGCAGCTATGTCGGAATGACCCCGGGCGCAGTCAGCGCCAACCAGCAGGTGGCAGCGATGACCGCGGCGATCCAGGTGCTCAAGGCCCATCCGGCCGCTCGCAAGACCGATCTCGAGGAGAGTTACGAGCTGGCGCTGGCGGGGATGGCCGACGGGCAGGCCAAGCAGGCCGGAATCGCGCTTGGACAGGCCGCCGCGGCGGCTGTCCTGAAGCTGCCTGACATCGATTCCAGGATCACTCAAACGCCCTACCGGCCGCTGGTGACGCCGGGCCAGTGGGTGCCCACCGCCCTCCCCGCGACCGGCCCGTACAGCGTCGCCTACCGCCCCTGGGTGCTGAAGCGCGCGGACGAGGTTCGTCCGGCCCCGCCCCCGGCCCTGACCAGCGAACGCTACGCCCGCGACCTGGAGGAAGTGCGCCGGCTGGGTGCACGGTCCAGCACCGAGCGGACCAAGGTGCAGACGCTGATGGCGCGCTATCGCATCACCAGCAACGAGATGCCGGCGCTGCGAATGGTGGCGGACCAGGATGGGCGGCGGCTGGTCGACAATGCCCGGCTGTTCGCGCTGTACGGGATGCTGGTCGACGACTTGCAGATCGCCATGTCCGACGGCAAGCTGCATTACGGCTTCTGGCGGCCGATCACCGCCATCCGCAATGCCGACAAGGACGACAATCCCGCGACCCAGGCCGATCCCGCCTGGCTGCCGCTGATGAACACCCCCAACCACGCCGAATATCCCTGCGGCCACTGCCTTTATGCGGGCGGCATCGCCGAGATGATGACGATGGTCGGCGGCAAGGCGCCGGCCTGGGGGGTCCGGGTCGGTTCGATGTCCCTGCCCAATAGCGCGATCCAGGTGCTGCCCGACTGGAATGAATGGGCCAAGCAGGTCAGCTTCTCCCGAACGCTGGGCGGGGTACACTATCGCTTCAGCAACGAGGCCGGGGACGAGATGGGCCGCAAGCTTGCCCGGCTGACGCTCGACCGGGTCCTGCAGCCCTTGCCCGCAAACGAGGTGAGGCCGGCATCGTGA
- the gcvT gene encoding glycine cleavage system aminomethyltransferase GcvT produces the protein MADVPDTDLDTLPLDAWHRTRGGRMVPFAGYHMPVQYEGIIAEHRWTRSHAGLFDVSHMGQLLVPLDEAEALEKLLPGDLLAMKDDRPKYSLLLNEAGGILDDLMITRRTDGFYVVVNGATKTGDMAVLEAAGVPFAYLAEQALLALQGPEAVDVIAAHAPGVADLSFMQAGSFDLAGTQAWISRSGYTGEDGVEISLPASAADRIADLLLADERVLPIGLGARDSLRLEAGLPLYGHDLDEQTTPVMADLSFAVNKRRRTDGGFAGAERILVEIDQGAVQKRIGFTVEGRQPVREGARILDSEGNEVGRVTSGGFSPSLEAPIGMGYVATGLAEPGSALTLEQRGKLFRAAVTAMPFVPHRYHRKGKSQ, from the coding sequence TTGGCCGACGTTCCCGACACCGACCTCGACACGCTTCCGCTCGACGCCTGGCATCGCACCCGCGGCGGCCGGATGGTGCCGTTCGCGGGTTACCACATGCCGGTCCAGTATGAAGGCATCATCGCCGAGCATCGCTGGACCCGGAGCCATGCCGGGCTGTTCGACGTCAGCCACATGGGCCAGCTGCTGGTCCCGCTTGATGAGGCCGAAGCGCTCGAAAAGCTGCTTCCGGGCGACCTCCTCGCGATGAAGGACGACCGGCCCAAGTACAGCCTGCTGCTGAACGAGGCCGGTGGGATTCTCGACGACCTGATGATCACCCGCCGCACCGACGGATTCTACGTCGTCGTCAACGGCGCGACCAAGACTGGCGACATGGCGGTGCTGGAAGCCGCCGGCGTGCCGTTCGCCTATCTCGCGGAGCAGGCGCTGCTGGCGCTGCAGGGCCCGGAAGCGGTCGATGTCATCGCCGCCCATGCGCCGGGCGTCGCCGACCTGTCGTTCATGCAGGCGGGCAGCTTCGACCTTGCGGGCACGCAGGCGTGGATCAGCCGTTCGGGCTACACCGGCGAGGACGGGGTCGAAATCTCGCTTCCCGCGTCCGCCGCCGACCGCATCGCCGATCTTCTCCTCGCCGACGAGCGGGTCCTCCCGATCGGCCTCGGCGCGCGTGATTCGCTTCGGCTCGAAGCGGGCCTGCCGCTCTACGGCCACGACCTCGACGAGCAGACCACGCCGGTCATGGCCGACCTGTCCTTCGCGGTGAACAAGCGTCGCCGGACCGACGGCGGCTTTGCCGGTGCCGAGCGGATCCTGGTCGAGATCGACCAGGGTGCGGTCCAGAAGCGGATCGGTTTCACCGTCGAGGGCCGCCAGCCGGTCCGCGAAGGTGCCCGCATCCTCGATTCGGAGGGCAACGAGGTCGGCCGGGTCACCAGCGGCGGGTTCTCGCCGAGCCTCGAGGCGCCGATCGGCATGGGATATGTCGCCACCGGCCTGGCCGAGCCGGGCAGCGCGCTGACCCTCGAGCAGCGGGGCAAGCTGTTCCGCGCCGCCGTCACCGCCATGCCGTTCGTGCCGCATCGCTATCATCGCAAGGGGAAAAGCCAATGA